From a single Oreochromis niloticus isolate F11D_XX linkage group LG4, O_niloticus_UMD_NMBU, whole genome shotgun sequence genomic region:
- the sun1b gene encoding SUN domain-containing protein 1 isoform X8, whose protein sequence is MEEESKQRSLNMDFSQLHTYTPPQCAPENTGYTYSLSSSYSTAALEFEKEHQIAPVYESPRMSRRSLRLQTSASHYGNENLADYSQNHHSSSSSSSYTSTRRETRTLRSRKQQSSSNSLSLSLSQAATPRKTLTFSAANTPINSSSSLQQSSTASDAAQITAIVEQPHLRQRTVTTTTTTTCVDGHWGQPPSHSLSSVNGDASTSKSHAALSNGYICRDCSLHSPKMDSFVTQSASSLLSSSSSSTFQAAEPSTDALSSTSSPFTSIYSRDRSRRNKTAHSSFCGSMNVKDLVTEDASHLNLNGSLCHCLLQPGYCVMRAGKALGSGVGTAAQRVLSLFWMLLAAPVKAGKGLLWFLATGWYQLVSLMSLLNVFFLTRCLPKLWKLLLLLLPLLLLLALWLWGPSTAALFAYLPAINLTEWRPASSFNFLSNLVPVPASVPGPAPEAPMEQTPATPVSHAPPVLPPVAVSSVDMERLERVERQLALLWERVQQGDQKQEQRHDNVLGLYSTLREQLHTQTDRESLGLWVASMLDQRIGVLRGELEQENTQRAQGAELQKQHQENQAARLADLELLLKALSAKTEEVQQKQQQYEHEKKKREKEAVTSAADTAPVSVGVKQEDHDALLTEVQRLEVELSKIRQDLQGVAGCKGRCEQLDTLQDTISAQVSSQLRKELQALFFGGGASGEEQGEVPESLIHWLSQRYVSTPDLQASLASLELSILRNISQQLEVSRTQTVVEAESRAKSIVQTVTGTVRHASAAEGLTEEQVKLIVQNALKLYSQDRTGQVDYALESGGGSILSTRCSETYETKTALMSLFGLPLWYFSQSPRVVIQPDVYPGNCWAFKGSQGYLVIRLSLRILPTSFAVEHIPKTLSPTGNITSAPRNFTVFGLDDEHQEEGKLLGNYIYQDDGESLQIFPVMEENDKTFQIIEVRVLSNWGHPEYTCLYRFRVHGEPRPR, encoded by the exons ATGGAGGAAGAG TCTAAACAAAGAAGTCTGAACATGGATTTTTCCCAGCTGCACACATACACGCCACCACAGTGTGCTCCAGAGAACACCGGCTATACTTACTCTCTCAG CTCCAGCTATTCAACAGCAGCGTTAGAGTTTGAGAAAGAGCACCAGATAGCCCCTGTGTACGAGTCGCCCAGGATGTCACGACGGAGCCTGCGTCTGCAGACCAGTGCCAGTCACTATGGAAACGAGAACCTGGCTGATTACTCCCAGAACCACcacagcagcagtagcagcagcagctacaCCAGCACCAGGAGAGAGACACG GACGCTGCGGAGCAGAAAGCAACAGTCCAGTTCCAACTCCCTGTCTTTATCCCTGAGCCAGGCCGCCACACCGAGGAAAACCCTCACCTTCTCAGCTGCTAATACCCCTattaacagcagcagcagcttgcaGCAAAGCAGCACAGCGTCTGATGCCGCTCAGATCACAGCCATCGTGGAGCAGCCGCATCTGAGGCAACGCACtgtcaccaccaccacaacaacaactTGTGTGGATGGACACTGGG GGCAGCCTCCCAGCCACAGTTTATCAAGCGTCAACGGCGATGCCAGTACGTCAAAGTCCCACGCCGCACTCTCCAATGGCTACATTTGCAGAGACTGCTCTTTACACTCTCCAAAGATGGACTCCTTTGTCACACAGTCCGCATCGTCATTATTATCGTCATCATCGTCGTCAACATTTCAAGCTGCCGAACCTTCCACGGACGCCCTCTCGTCAACATCATCACCTTTCACCAGTATTTACAGCAGAGACAGGAGTCGAAGGAACAAGACGG CTCACTCGAGCTTCTGTGGAAGCATGAATGTGAAGGATCTGGTTACTGAAGATGCGTCACATCTTAATCTCAATGGCTCCCTGT gtcaCTGCCTCCTCCAGCCAGGTTACTGTGTGATGAGAGCAGGCAAAGCTTTAGGTTCAGGTGTAGGGACGGCAGCACAAAGGGTGCTCTCACTGTTCTGGATGCTCCTGGCGGCTCCAG tgAAGGCAGGCAAAGGACTTCTGTGGTTTCTTGCAACAGGATGGTACCAGCTGGTGTCTCTCATGTCTCTGCTCAACGTCTTCTTTCTAACCCG ATGCCTTCCCAAACTCTGGAAGCTCCTGTTGTTGCTTTTGCCCCTTTTGCTCCTCCTTG CCTTGTGGTTGTGGGGTCCATCCACTGCTGCCCTGTTTGCCTACCTACCAGCCATAAACCTAACAGAGTGGCGTCCTGCGTCTTCCTTCAACTTCTTGTCAAATTTGGTACCAGTTCCCGCTTCTGTACCTGGCCCTGCACCAGAGGCTCCAATGGAGCAGACCCCAGCCACCCCAGTTTCACATGCACCG CCAGTCCTTCCCCCTGTGGCAGTCTCCAGTGTGGACATGGAGCGTCTTGAACGCGTCGAGCGCCAGCTAGCCCTGCTGTGGGAGCGAGTCCAGCAGGGAGACCAGAAGCAGGAGCAGCGCCATGACAACGTTTTGGGTCTCTACAGCACCCTGAGGGAGCAGCTCCATACGCAGACTGACAGGGAGAGCCTAGGACTGTGGGTGGCCTCCATGCTGGACCAGAGAATCGGTGTGCTGCGAGGagagctggagcaggagaacacacagagaGCGCAG GGTGCAGAGCTGCAAAAACAACACCAAGAGAATCAGGCAGCACGACTGGCTGATTTAGAGTTACTGCTCAAAGCTCTGTCTGCTAAGACTGAG GAGgtgcagcagaagcagcagcagtatgaacatgagaagaaaaaaagagagaaagaagctgtcacttcagcagcagacacagctcctgtgag TGTGGGGGTGAAGCAGGAGGACCATGACGCTCTGCTAACAGAAGTACAGAGACTTGAGGTAGAGCTGAGTAAAATCAGACAGGACCTGCAGGGCGTTGCAGGATGCAAGGGCAGGTGTGAGCAGCTGGACACGCTGCAAGACACT ATATCAGCCCAGGTGTCCTCTCAGCTGCGTAAGGAGTTGCAGGCTCTGTTCTTTGGTGGTGGTGCTTCCGGAGAGGAGCAGGGCGAGGTGCCCGAGTCTCTGATCCACTGGCTGTCCCAGCGCTACGTGAGCACGCCTGACCTGCAGGCTTCTCTGGCGTCACTGGAGCTTAGCATCCTGAGAAACATATCCCAGCAGCTGGAGGTCAGCCGGACCCAGACAGTGGTTGAGGCTGAGTCCAGAGCCAAGAGCATTGTTCAGACAGTAACCGGAACTGTCCGGCACGCTTCTGCTGCCGAGGGACTGACAGAAGAG CAAGTGAAGCTGATTGTGCAGAATGCTCTGAAGCTCTACTCCCAGGATCGGACAGGCCAGGTGGACTATGCCCTGGAGTCTGGAG gtGGCAGCATCCTCAGTACTCGCTGCTCCGAGACATATGAAACCAAGACGGCCCTCATGAGTCTGTTTGGCCTGCCACTCTGGTACTTCTCCCAGTCTCCACGTGTTGTCATTCAG CCTGATGTGTATCCTGGAAACTGCTGGGCGTTTAAAGGCTCTCAGGGCTATCTGGTGATCCGCCTGTCCCTGAGGATCCTGCCCACATCCTTTGCTGTGGAGCACATCCCTAAGACCCTCTCCCCAACTGGAAACATCACCAGCGCCCCACGCAACTTCACCGTCTTT GGTCTAGATGATGAGCACCAAGAAGAGGGAAAGCTGCTGGGAAACTACATATACCAGGACGATGGGGAATCACTGCAGATCTTCCCGGTTATG gaGGAGAATGACAAGACGTTCCAGATAATCGAAGTGAGGGTGTTGTCCAACTGGGGTCACCCCGAATACACCTGCCTGTACCGCTTCAGAGTCCACGGAGAACCTAGACCTCGCTGA
- the sun1b gene encoding SUN domain-containing protein 1 isoform X7, with translation MEEESKQRSLNMDFSQLHTYTPPQCAPENTGYTYSLSSSYSTAALEFEKEHQIAPVYESPRMSRRSLRLQTSASHYGNENLADYSQNHHSSSSSSSYTSTRRETRTLRSRKQQSSSNSLSLSLSQAATPRKTLTFSAANTPINSSSSLQQSSTASDAAQITAIVEQPHLRQRTVTTTTTTTCVDGHWGQPPSHSLSSVNGDASTSKSHAALSNGYICRDCSLHSPKMDSFVTQSASSLLSSSSSSTFQAAEPSTDALSSTSSPFTSIYSRDRSRRNKTAHSSFCGSMNVKDLVTEDASHLNLNGSLCDDCKGKQVSETHTVLLKQSSRSRRLAGALWSVLVYAGHCLLQPGYCVMRAGKALGSGVGTAAQRVLSLFWMLLAAPVKAGKGLLWFLATGWYQLVSLMSLLNVFFLTRCLPKLWKLLLLLLPLLLLLALWLWGPSTAALFAYLPAINLTEWRPASSFNFLSNLVPVPASVPGPAPEAPMEQTPATPVSHAPPVLPPVAVSSVDMERLERVERQLALLWERVQQGDQKQEQRHDNVLGLYSTLREQLHTQTDRESLGLWVASMLDQRIGVLRGELEQENTQRAQGAELQKQHQENQAARLADLELLLKALSAKTEEVQQKQQQYEHEKKKREKEAVTSAADTAPVSVGVKQEDHDALLTEVQRLEVELSKIRQDLQGVAGCKGRCEQLDTLQDTISAQVSSQLRKELQALFFGGGASGEEQGEVPESLIHWLSQRYVSTPDLQASLASLELSILRNISQQLEVSRTQTVVEAESRAKSIVQTVTGTVRHASAAEGLTEEQVKLIVQNALKLYSQDRTGQVDYALESGGGSILSTRCSETYETKTALMSLFGLPLWYFSQSPRVVIQPDVYPGNCWAFKGSQGYLVIRLSLRILPTSFAVEHIPKTLSPTGNITSAPRNFTVFGLDDEHQEEGKLLGNYIYQDDGESLQIFPVMEENDKTFQIIEVRVLSNWGHPEYTCLYRFRVHGEPRPR, from the exons ATGGAGGAAGAG TCTAAACAAAGAAGTCTGAACATGGATTTTTCCCAGCTGCACACATACACGCCACCACAGTGTGCTCCAGAGAACACCGGCTATACTTACTCTCTCAG CTCCAGCTATTCAACAGCAGCGTTAGAGTTTGAGAAAGAGCACCAGATAGCCCCTGTGTACGAGTCGCCCAGGATGTCACGACGGAGCCTGCGTCTGCAGACCAGTGCCAGTCACTATGGAAACGAGAACCTGGCTGATTACTCCCAGAACCACcacagcagcagtagcagcagcagctacaCCAGCACCAGGAGAGAGACACG GACGCTGCGGAGCAGAAAGCAACAGTCCAGTTCCAACTCCCTGTCTTTATCCCTGAGCCAGGCCGCCACACCGAGGAAAACCCTCACCTTCTCAGCTGCTAATACCCCTattaacagcagcagcagcttgcaGCAAAGCAGCACAGCGTCTGATGCCGCTCAGATCACAGCCATCGTGGAGCAGCCGCATCTGAGGCAACGCACtgtcaccaccaccacaacaacaactTGTGTGGATGGACACTGGG GGCAGCCTCCCAGCCACAGTTTATCAAGCGTCAACGGCGATGCCAGTACGTCAAAGTCCCACGCCGCACTCTCCAATGGCTACATTTGCAGAGACTGCTCTTTACACTCTCCAAAGATGGACTCCTTTGTCACACAGTCCGCATCGTCATTATTATCGTCATCATCGTCGTCAACATTTCAAGCTGCCGAACCTTCCACGGACGCCCTCTCGTCAACATCATCACCTTTCACCAGTATTTACAGCAGAGACAGGAGTCGAAGGAACAAGACGG CTCACTCGAGCTTCTGTGGAAGCATGAATGTGAAGGATCTGGTTACTGAAGATGCGTCACATCTTAATCTCAATGGCTCCCTGT GTGATGACTGTAAAGGGAAGCAGGTCTCTGAGACACACACCGTCCTCCTCAAACAGTCCTCTAGGTCCCGCCGACTGGCGGGGGCACTGTGGAGCGTCCTAGTTTATGCAG gtcaCTGCCTCCTCCAGCCAGGTTACTGTGTGATGAGAGCAGGCAAAGCTTTAGGTTCAGGTGTAGGGACGGCAGCACAAAGGGTGCTCTCACTGTTCTGGATGCTCCTGGCGGCTCCAG tgAAGGCAGGCAAAGGACTTCTGTGGTTTCTTGCAACAGGATGGTACCAGCTGGTGTCTCTCATGTCTCTGCTCAACGTCTTCTTTCTAACCCG ATGCCTTCCCAAACTCTGGAAGCTCCTGTTGTTGCTTTTGCCCCTTTTGCTCCTCCTTG CCTTGTGGTTGTGGGGTCCATCCACTGCTGCCCTGTTTGCCTACCTACCAGCCATAAACCTAACAGAGTGGCGTCCTGCGTCTTCCTTCAACTTCTTGTCAAATTTGGTACCAGTTCCCGCTTCTGTACCTGGCCCTGCACCAGAGGCTCCAATGGAGCAGACCCCAGCCACCCCAGTTTCACATGCACCG CCAGTCCTTCCCCCTGTGGCAGTCTCCAGTGTGGACATGGAGCGTCTTGAACGCGTCGAGCGCCAGCTAGCCCTGCTGTGGGAGCGAGTCCAGCAGGGAGACCAGAAGCAGGAGCAGCGCCATGACAACGTTTTGGGTCTCTACAGCACCCTGAGGGAGCAGCTCCATACGCAGACTGACAGGGAGAGCCTAGGACTGTGGGTGGCCTCCATGCTGGACCAGAGAATCGGTGTGCTGCGAGGagagctggagcaggagaacacacagagaGCGCAG GGTGCAGAGCTGCAAAAACAACACCAAGAGAATCAGGCAGCACGACTGGCTGATTTAGAGTTACTGCTCAAAGCTCTGTCTGCTAAGACTGAG GAGgtgcagcagaagcagcagcagtatgaacatgagaagaaaaaaagagagaaagaagctgtcacttcagcagcagacacagctcctgtgag TGTGGGGGTGAAGCAGGAGGACCATGACGCTCTGCTAACAGAAGTACAGAGACTTGAGGTAGAGCTGAGTAAAATCAGACAGGACCTGCAGGGCGTTGCAGGATGCAAGGGCAGGTGTGAGCAGCTGGACACGCTGCAAGACACT ATATCAGCCCAGGTGTCCTCTCAGCTGCGTAAGGAGTTGCAGGCTCTGTTCTTTGGTGGTGGTGCTTCCGGAGAGGAGCAGGGCGAGGTGCCCGAGTCTCTGATCCACTGGCTGTCCCAGCGCTACGTGAGCACGCCTGACCTGCAGGCTTCTCTGGCGTCACTGGAGCTTAGCATCCTGAGAAACATATCCCAGCAGCTGGAGGTCAGCCGGACCCAGACAGTGGTTGAGGCTGAGTCCAGAGCCAAGAGCATTGTTCAGACAGTAACCGGAACTGTCCGGCACGCTTCTGCTGCCGAGGGACTGACAGAAGAG CAAGTGAAGCTGATTGTGCAGAATGCTCTGAAGCTCTACTCCCAGGATCGGACAGGCCAGGTGGACTATGCCCTGGAGTCTGGAG gtGGCAGCATCCTCAGTACTCGCTGCTCCGAGACATATGAAACCAAGACGGCCCTCATGAGTCTGTTTGGCCTGCCACTCTGGTACTTCTCCCAGTCTCCACGTGTTGTCATTCAG CCTGATGTGTATCCTGGAAACTGCTGGGCGTTTAAAGGCTCTCAGGGCTATCTGGTGATCCGCCTGTCCCTGAGGATCCTGCCCACATCCTTTGCTGTGGAGCACATCCCTAAGACCCTCTCCCCAACTGGAAACATCACCAGCGCCCCACGCAACTTCACCGTCTTT GGTCTAGATGATGAGCACCAAGAAGAGGGAAAGCTGCTGGGAAACTACATATACCAGGACGATGGGGAATCACTGCAGATCTTCCCGGTTATG gaGGAGAATGACAAGACGTTCCAGATAATCGAAGTGAGGGTGTTGTCCAACTGGGGTCACCCCGAATACACCTGCCTGTACCGCTTCAGAGTCCACGGAGAACCTAGACCTCGCTGA
- the sun1b gene encoding SUN domain-containing protein 1 isoform X5, whose amino-acid sequence MSRRSLRLQTSASHYGNENLADYSQNHHSSSSSSSYTSTRRETRTLRSRKQQSSSNSLSLSLSQAATPRKTLTFSAANTPINSSSSLQQSSTASDAAQITAIVEQPHLRQRTVTTTTTTTCVDGHWGQPPSHSLSSVNGDASTSKSHAALSNGYICRDCSLHSPKMDSFVTQSASSLLSSSSSSTFQAAEPSTDALSSTSSPFTSIYSRDRSRRNKTGVLASMSNTCIRYSKQALAPIVSLVTVLFNSVVWLGSRAKSQTGTGALTSFSDSVRQAASSSLSQLWLLKQTTLHRMMGHGANGYEGQAHSSFCGSMNVKDLVTEDASHLNLNGSLCDDCKGKQVSETHTVLLKQSSRSRRLAGALWSVLVYAGHCLLQPGYCVMRAGKALGSGVGTAAQRVLSLFWMLLAAPVKAGKGLLWFLATGWYQLVSLMSLLNVFFLTRCLPKLWKLLLLLLPLLLLLALWLWGPSTAALFAYLPAINLTEWRPASSFNFLSNLVPVPASVPGPAPEAPMEQTPATPVSHAPPVLPPVAVSSVDMERLERVERQLALLWERVQQGDQKQEQRHDNVLGLYSTLREQLHTQTDRESLGLWVASMLDQRIGVLRGELEQENTQRAQGAELQKQHQENQAARLADLELLLKALSAKTEEVQQKQQQYEHEKKKREKEAVTSAADTAPVSVGVKQEDHDALLTEVQRLEVELSKIRQDLQGVAGCKGRCEQLDTLQDTISAQVSSQLRKELQALFFGGGASGEEQGEVPESLIHWLSQRYVSTPDLQASLASLELSILRNISQQLEVSRTQTVVEAESRAKSIVQTVTGTVRHASAAEGLTEEQVKLIVQNALKLYSQDRTGQVDYALESGGGSILSTRCSETYETKTALMSLFGLPLWYFSQSPRVVIQPDVYPGNCWAFKGSQGYLVIRLSLRILPTSFAVEHIPKTLSPTGNITSAPRNFTVFGLDDEHQEEGKLLGNYIYQDDGESLQIFPVMEENDKTFQIIEVRVLSNWGHPEYTCLYRFRVHGEPRPR is encoded by the exons ATGTCACGACGGAGCCTGCGTCTGCAGACCAGTGCCAGTCACTATGGAAACGAGAACCTGGCTGATTACTCCCAGAACCACcacagcagcagtagcagcagcagctacaCCAGCACCAGGAGAGAGACACG GACGCTGCGGAGCAGAAAGCAACAGTCCAGTTCCAACTCCCTGTCTTTATCCCTGAGCCAGGCCGCCACACCGAGGAAAACCCTCACCTTCTCAGCTGCTAATACCCCTattaacagcagcagcagcttgcaGCAAAGCAGCACAGCGTCTGATGCCGCTCAGATCACAGCCATCGTGGAGCAGCCGCATCTGAGGCAACGCACtgtcaccaccaccacaacaacaactTGTGTGGATGGACACTGGG GGCAGCCTCCCAGCCACAGTTTATCAAGCGTCAACGGCGATGCCAGTACGTCAAAGTCCCACGCCGCACTCTCCAATGGCTACATTTGCAGAGACTGCTCTTTACACTCTCCAAAGATGGACTCCTTTGTCACACAGTCCGCATCGTCATTATTATCGTCATCATCGTCGTCAACATTTCAAGCTGCCGAACCTTCCACGGACGCCCTCTCGTCAACATCATCACCTTTCACCAGTATTTACAGCAGAGACAGGAGTCGAAGGAACAAGACGG GTGTCCTGGCTTCTATGTCTAACACGTGTATACGCTACAGCAAACAAGCCTTGGCCCCCATAGTGTCCTTAGTCACTGTGCTCTTCAACAGTGTGGTCTGGCTGGGTTCAAGGGCCAAGAGCCAAACAGGAACAG GTGCCTTGACATCGTTTTCGGACTCTGTGAGACAAGCGGCGTCCTCAAGTTTATCCCAACTGTGGCTATTAAAGCAGACCACTCTCCACAGGATGATGGGCCACGGGGCTAATGGATATGAAGGACAAG CTCACTCGAGCTTCTGTGGAAGCATGAATGTGAAGGATCTGGTTACTGAAGATGCGTCACATCTTAATCTCAATGGCTCCCTGT GTGATGACTGTAAAGGGAAGCAGGTCTCTGAGACACACACCGTCCTCCTCAAACAGTCCTCTAGGTCCCGCCGACTGGCGGGGGCACTGTGGAGCGTCCTAGTTTATGCAG gtcaCTGCCTCCTCCAGCCAGGTTACTGTGTGATGAGAGCAGGCAAAGCTTTAGGTTCAGGTGTAGGGACGGCAGCACAAAGGGTGCTCTCACTGTTCTGGATGCTCCTGGCGGCTCCAG tgAAGGCAGGCAAAGGACTTCTGTGGTTTCTTGCAACAGGATGGTACCAGCTGGTGTCTCTCATGTCTCTGCTCAACGTCTTCTTTCTAACCCG ATGCCTTCCCAAACTCTGGAAGCTCCTGTTGTTGCTTTTGCCCCTTTTGCTCCTCCTTG CCTTGTGGTTGTGGGGTCCATCCACTGCTGCCCTGTTTGCCTACCTACCAGCCATAAACCTAACAGAGTGGCGTCCTGCGTCTTCCTTCAACTTCTTGTCAAATTTGGTACCAGTTCCCGCTTCTGTACCTGGCCCTGCACCAGAGGCTCCAATGGAGCAGACCCCAGCCACCCCAGTTTCACATGCACCG CCAGTCCTTCCCCCTGTGGCAGTCTCCAGTGTGGACATGGAGCGTCTTGAACGCGTCGAGCGCCAGCTAGCCCTGCTGTGGGAGCGAGTCCAGCAGGGAGACCAGAAGCAGGAGCAGCGCCATGACAACGTTTTGGGTCTCTACAGCACCCTGAGGGAGCAGCTCCATACGCAGACTGACAGGGAGAGCCTAGGACTGTGGGTGGCCTCCATGCTGGACCAGAGAATCGGTGTGCTGCGAGGagagctggagcaggagaacacacagagaGCGCAG GGTGCAGAGCTGCAAAAACAACACCAAGAGAATCAGGCAGCACGACTGGCTGATTTAGAGTTACTGCTCAAAGCTCTGTCTGCTAAGACTGAG GAGgtgcagcagaagcagcagcagtatgaacatgagaagaaaaaaagagagaaagaagctgtcacttcagcagcagacacagctcctgtgag TGTGGGGGTGAAGCAGGAGGACCATGACGCTCTGCTAACAGAAGTACAGAGACTTGAGGTAGAGCTGAGTAAAATCAGACAGGACCTGCAGGGCGTTGCAGGATGCAAGGGCAGGTGTGAGCAGCTGGACACGCTGCAAGACACT ATATCAGCCCAGGTGTCCTCTCAGCTGCGTAAGGAGTTGCAGGCTCTGTTCTTTGGTGGTGGTGCTTCCGGAGAGGAGCAGGGCGAGGTGCCCGAGTCTCTGATCCACTGGCTGTCCCAGCGCTACGTGAGCACGCCTGACCTGCAGGCTTCTCTGGCGTCACTGGAGCTTAGCATCCTGAGAAACATATCCCAGCAGCTGGAGGTCAGCCGGACCCAGACAGTGGTTGAGGCTGAGTCCAGAGCCAAGAGCATTGTTCAGACAGTAACCGGAACTGTCCGGCACGCTTCTGCTGCCGAGGGACTGACAGAAGAG CAAGTGAAGCTGATTGTGCAGAATGCTCTGAAGCTCTACTCCCAGGATCGGACAGGCCAGGTGGACTATGCCCTGGAGTCTGGAG gtGGCAGCATCCTCAGTACTCGCTGCTCCGAGACATATGAAACCAAGACGGCCCTCATGAGTCTGTTTGGCCTGCCACTCTGGTACTTCTCCCAGTCTCCACGTGTTGTCATTCAG CCTGATGTGTATCCTGGAAACTGCTGGGCGTTTAAAGGCTCTCAGGGCTATCTGGTGATCCGCCTGTCCCTGAGGATCCTGCCCACATCCTTTGCTGTGGAGCACATCCCTAAGACCCTCTCCCCAACTGGAAACATCACCAGCGCCCCACGCAACTTCACCGTCTTT GGTCTAGATGATGAGCACCAAGAAGAGGGAAAGCTGCTGGGAAACTACATATACCAGGACGATGGGGAATCACTGCAGATCTTCCCGGTTATG gaGGAGAATGACAAGACGTTCCAGATAATCGAAGTGAGGGTGTTGTCCAACTGGGGTCACCCCGAATACACCTGCCTGTACCGCTTCAGAGTCCACGGAGAACCTAGACCTCGCTGA